The Methylocella silvestris BL2 DNA segment CCCGGCATAGAGCAGCCCATTGCCGTTGACAGCAAGCGAGAACGGATTGCTAACGAGCGCGAACGCTGAAAGCGCATTCGCTTTGGGATTGTAAGCAATGATCTGGCCGGCCGCCGGATCAGCGATATAGAGCGAGCCGGCGCTTTGGTCGACAGCGAGCCCATAAGGCGCTTTGAGCGTCCCGGCCTCCGCCCCGCTCGAAGCGGCAAATATTGACGCGATTACGGCCGCCGCCTTCACAATGCGATCGATAAGCATATCAAATCCCCCTTTTTCGAGAATGTCTCGATGAGGGATCTACCCATGTGAAGCGCAGCGCCTGGGTGTGAATCGCCACAATGCCGCGAGCGCGGGAGGAGCGTCAGCGGCAGCCTGCAGAGCGGCGCGCGTTGCAGTTGTCAATAGTGATAATGTCCCGGCCGCCGATGTTTCTTCTTCTTGGCCGTCGGCGAGACCACCGTCACCTCGATCTTTTGCGACGCCAGCAGCGGCGATAAGGGTCTGTGCTTGGCGTCGCCGAGGACGAGCTGGAGCGTATGCCGGCCCGGCGGCAGATCCAGCGTCGTTTCGGTCTGGCCGCCGCCGAAATGAAGATGGTTCTTGTCCGAGGGAATGATCTCCGTCTCGGAAATCGGCTCCTTGACGTCGACAAGAAGATGATGATGCCCGGCATTGGCGGATGTGTTCCCCGCCTGCGTGACTCCCATGCCTTTCAGGCCGAACTGAACCGTGAAGGGCGAGCGGACCCGCGCTTTATTGGCCGGCGAGATAATGTAGAGCTTCGCGCCCGCCGGCGTCGCCATTTGCTGGTAAGGCGCCGGCGCGGCGGATTCGGAGGGCGTCGCCGCCGGCGCTTGCGCGGCGGCCGGCCAGGCGGCCGTCATCGCGCACAGTACGAATGCCGTCTTGGTCCAGTTGCTCATCGCGTCGCTCCCTCAATGGATTTGCCGTCCGCCCGCGTCATCGGGCGCCGTCGTTCCGCCAAGCCGTTATGGGTCGCGGCCGACGCGAAGTCCGTGGCCGGGGTAGCGGACTTTCGGATCGTAGAATTCCCGGTTGGTGACCCTGAGATCCGCGGGCGCGCTGTTCCATGAGCCGCCGCG contains these protein-coding regions:
- a CDS encoding DUF4399 domain-containing protein, translating into MSNWTKTAFVLCAMTAAWPAAAQAPAATPSESAAPAPYQQMATPAGAKLYIISPANKARVRSPFTVQFGLKGMGVTQAGNTSANAGHHHLLVDVKEPISETEIIPSDKNHLHFGGGQTETTLDLPPGRHTLQLVLGDAKHRPLSPLLASQKIEVTVVSPTAKKKKHRRPGHYHY